One Cuculus canorus isolate bCucCan1 chromosome 1, bCucCan1.pri, whole genome shotgun sequence DNA segment encodes these proteins:
- the HAO2 gene encoding 2-Hydroxyacid oxidase 2 isoform X1 produces the protein MAMVCLSDFEAYAKKYLPKIAWDFFAAGADDCITRDENILAYKRIHLRPRMLRDVSMMDIRTKLQGTEISFPVGIAPTGFHQLAWPDGEKSTARAAKAMNICYIASTYSTCTLEEISAAAPGGLRWFQLYIHRNRAVSQQLIQQAEALGFQGLVLTVDLPYTGKRRDDIRNGFRLPPHMKLKNLEGAFEGDDCSEYGLPPNSLDPSVTWNDIYWLQSLTHLPIIIKGILTKEDAELAVRHGVQGIIVSNHGGRQLDGGSATIDALVEVVEAVQDKVEVYLDGGIRKGSDILKALALGAKCVFIGRPALWGLAYKGEEGLQDVLRILQDEFRLSMALAGCANVSDIGRHLVQFSKL, from the exons ATGGCTATGGTGTGTCTTTCAGACTTCGAAGCTTATGCTAAAAAGTATTTACCCAAGAttgcttgggatttttttgcagCTGGAGCAGATGACTGTATCACACGAGATGAAAACATCCTGGCATATAAAAG AATTCATTTGCGGCCACGTATGCTGCGGGACGTATCAATGATGGACATTAGGACTAAGCTCCAGGGGACTGAaatcagctttcctgtaggaatCGCCCCTACAGGCTTCCATCAGCTAGCATGGCCTGATGGAGAGAAAAGCACGGCCAGAG CGGCCAAAGCCATGAACATCTGTTACATTGCCAGCACGTACTCCACCTGCACACTGGAAGAGATCTCTGCAGCTGCCCCAGGTGGACTTCGGTGGTTCCAGCTCTACATCCACCGCAACAGAGCAGTTTCCCAGCAGCTGATCCAACAGGCAGAGGCTTTGGGTTTCCAGGGCCTCGTCCTCACAGTGGATCTGCCCTACACAGGCAAAAGACGTGACGATATCCGCAACGGTTTCCGCCTTCCTCCCCACATGAAACTGAAGAACTTGGAAGGAGCCTTTGAG GGAGATGACTGTTCTGAGTATGGACTCCCACCCAACAGCTTGGATCCTTCGGTCACCTGGAATGATATCTATTGGCTGCAGAGCCTGACCCACCTGCCCATCATCATCAAAGGCATCTTGACAAAAGAAGATGCAGAGCTGGCAGTGAGACACGGAGTTCAGGGAATTATTGTGTCCAATCATGGTGGAAGGCAACTGGATGGAGGATCTGCCACT ATTGATGCTCTGGTCGAGGTTGTGGAGGCAGTGCAAGACAAAGTTGAAGTTTATTTAGATGGTGGAATACGAAAAGGAAGTGACATATTAAAAGCACTGGCACTGGGAGCAAAATGTGTCTTTATTGGAAGACCAGCTTTATGGGGTCTGGCTTACAAG GGTGAAGAAGGTCTTCAAGATGTTTTAAGAATTTTGCAGGATGAGTTTCGTTTGTCGATGGCCTTAGCTG GCTGTGCCAACGTTTCAGATATTGGCCGACACCTAGTTCAGTTCTCAAAACTGTGA
- the HAO2 gene encoding 2-Hydroxyacid oxidase 2 isoform X2 has protein sequence MAMVCLSDFEAYAKKYLPKIAWDFFAAGADDCITRDENILAYKRIHLRPRMLRDVSMMDIRTKLQGTEISFPVGIAPTGFHQLAWPDGEKSTARGKRRDDIRNGFRLPPHMKLKNLEGAFEGDDCSEYGLPPNSLDPSVTWNDIYWLQSLTHLPIIIKGILTKEDAELAVRHGVQGIIVSNHGGRQLDGGSATIDALVEVVEAVQDKVEVYLDGGIRKGSDILKALALGAKCVFIGRPALWGLAYKGEEGLQDVLRILQDEFRLSMALAGCANVSDIGRHLVQFSKL, from the exons ATGGCTATGGTGTGTCTTTCAGACTTCGAAGCTTATGCTAAAAAGTATTTACCCAAGAttgcttgggatttttttgcagCTGGAGCAGATGACTGTATCACACGAGATGAAAACATCCTGGCATATAAAAG AATTCATTTGCGGCCACGTATGCTGCGGGACGTATCAATGATGGACATTAGGACTAAGCTCCAGGGGACTGAaatcagctttcctgtaggaatCGCCCCTACAGGCTTCCATCAGCTAGCATGGCCTGATGGAGAGAAAAGCACGGCCAGAG GCAAAAGACGTGACGATATCCGCAACGGTTTCCGCCTTCCTCCCCACATGAAACTGAAGAACTTGGAAGGAGCCTTTGAG GGAGATGACTGTTCTGAGTATGGACTCCCACCCAACAGCTTGGATCCTTCGGTCACCTGGAATGATATCTATTGGCTGCAGAGCCTGACCCACCTGCCCATCATCATCAAAGGCATCTTGACAAAAGAAGATGCAGAGCTGGCAGTGAGACACGGAGTTCAGGGAATTATTGTGTCCAATCATGGTGGAAGGCAACTGGATGGAGGATCTGCCACT ATTGATGCTCTGGTCGAGGTTGTGGAGGCAGTGCAAGACAAAGTTGAAGTTTATTTAGATGGTGGAATACGAAAAGGAAGTGACATATTAAAAGCACTGGCACTGGGAGCAAAATGTGTCTTTATTGGAAGACCAGCTTTATGGGGTCTGGCTTACAAG GGTGAAGAAGGTCTTCAAGATGTTTTAAGAATTTTGCAGGATGAGTTTCGTTTGTCGATGGCCTTAGCTG GCTGTGCCAACGTTTCAGATATTGGCCGACACCTAGTTCAGTTCTCAAAACTGTGA